A window from Hymenobacter volaticus encodes these proteins:
- the deoC gene encoding deoxyribose-phosphate aldolase: MNLAPHIDHTLLRPDATPEQISQLCAEAEEYHFASVCVPPCYVRQAAEQLRNSGVAVCTVVGFPLGYQLAKVKFFEAHQALTEGATELDMVINISALKAGHLEEVEEEIGQLAELCHLRGALLKVIIETALLSEDEIVLACELCEEAGADFVKTSTGFASRGASVEDVMLMRQSLPGNIRIKAAGGIRTRTAALALVAAGADRIGSSNSLVLLHEDDTTITA; this comes from the coding sequence ATGAATCTTGCGCCCCACATCGACCACACGCTGCTTCGCCCCGATGCCACCCCCGAGCAAATCAGCCAACTTTGCGCTGAAGCTGAGGAATACCATTTTGCCAGCGTGTGTGTACCGCCGTGCTACGTACGACAAGCCGCCGAGCAATTGCGCAATTCTGGCGTAGCGGTTTGCACGGTCGTAGGGTTCCCGCTTGGCTATCAGTTAGCAAAAGTGAAATTCTTTGAAGCGCATCAAGCTCTTACTGAAGGCGCTACCGAGTTGGATATGGTTATCAACATTAGCGCGTTGAAAGCTGGCCATTTAGAAGAGGTTGAAGAAGAAATTGGGCAGCTAGCTGAATTGTGTCATTTGCGCGGGGCCTTGCTGAAAGTAATTATTGAAACAGCCCTGCTTAGCGAAGACGAGATTGTGCTGGCCTGCGAACTGTGTGAAGAAGCGGGTGCCGATTTTGTAAAAACTTCCACCGGATTTGCTAGCCGTGGTGCCTCGGTAGAGGACGTAATGCTGATGCGCCAGTCGTTGCCAGGCAATATTCGTATCAAGGCTGCTGGCGGCATTCGGACTCGCACTGCCGCTCTGGCCCTGGTGGCCGCTGGCGCCGACCGGATTGGCTCGTCTAATAGCCTCGTTTTGCTTCACGAAGATGATACTACCATTACTGCGTAA
- a CDS encoding sporulation protein: MILPLLRNVLLLSTLFALGACATTAPAATGTKTPADTTKSRTAQTQTGQAAPAEDLSRYRPTFSAPKESIAPAPKPVVAPTNHVNAQIEQRLRDQAFTNQNVKYAQGYRILAYVGLEREKAMAVRRAIISRYPDETDYLTFKQPVFRLHVGDYLTRLEAEQAMMRIRPLAPKAELESVQVLLNKTAN; encoded by the coding sequence ATGATACTACCATTACTGCGTAACGTGTTGTTGCTCTCCACTTTGTTTGCACTCGGTGCCTGTGCTACTACGGCTCCGGCAGCTACCGGCACCAAAACTCCCGCCGATACTACTAAGTCCCGCACTGCGCAAACGCAAACCGGCCAAGCAGCGCCAGCCGAAGACTTAAGCCGGTACCGCCCTACTTTCTCGGCCCCGAAAGAGTCTATTGCTCCAGCTCCCAAACCTGTGGTGGCGCCTACAAATCACGTAAACGCACAAATCGAACAGCGCTTGCGCGACCAAGCCTTCACCAATCAAAATGTGAAGTATGCCCAAGGCTACCGCATTCTGGCTTACGTTGGTTTGGAGCGTGAAAAGGCCATGGCCGTGCGCCGCGCCATCATCAGCCGCTACCCCGACGAAACCGATTACCTCACGTTCAAGCAGCCTGTATTCCGCCTGCACGTCGGCGACTATCTGACGCGCTTGGAAGCCGAGCAGGCCATGATGCGCATTCGTCCGCTGGCACCTAAAGCTGAACTCGAATCGGTGCAGGTACTCCTGAATAAGACAGCCAACTAA
- a CDS encoding Do family serine endopeptidase — translation MQAKQMMLGLLGSAILGGGVAVGGYKLLEPERAITPQTVAADPNVRYTSELRSSNYVVPEGLNFTAAAASVTPAVVHVTTEYAPKPSQGGAQMDPFLRQFFGDDFEQYHGRGQGMQQGSGSGVIIAANGYIVTNNHVIDKADKITVIMDDKRKFDAELVGTDPTTDLALLKVKADNLPFIRYGNSDQVKVGEWVLAVGNPFNLNSTVTAGIISAKGRNISILRDQKGMGIESFLQTDAVVNPGNSGGALVNLNGDLIGINSAIASQTGSFVGYSFAVPSSIVSKVIDDLLKYKVVQRALLGVSIQEVDATLASEKKLPTLNGVYVQSLTEGSSASEAGIKPGDIITEINGTKVNTSSQLQEQVARFRPGDKIKVTYLRGNDARTATATLRNATGTTDIIREEVSKAIKYEGATLAPVSKQEMNKLGLDGGAKISGIGKSNFRETGIADGFIITRIDKNRVTKPQDVEKFLEAAKDSEGALVEGVYPDGRKAYYPIGQAE, via the coding sequence ATGCAAGCAAAACAAATGATGCTCGGTCTGTTAGGCTCCGCTATTCTTGGCGGTGGTGTAGCAGTGGGTGGGTACAAGCTGCTGGAACCCGAGCGTGCTATTACGCCTCAAACTGTGGCTGCTGACCCTAACGTTCGGTACACGAGTGAGCTGCGTAGCAGCAACTACGTTGTTCCTGAAGGTCTCAACTTCACGGCGGCGGCAGCATCCGTGACGCCAGCTGTGGTGCACGTAACAACTGAATACGCGCCGAAGCCTAGCCAGGGTGGTGCTCAAATGGATCCGTTCCTGCGGCAGTTCTTTGGCGACGATTTCGAACAATATCATGGCCGTGGCCAAGGAATGCAGCAGGGCTCTGGATCGGGCGTTATCATTGCTGCCAATGGTTATATCGTTACCAACAATCACGTAATCGACAAAGCCGACAAGATTACGGTGATCATGGACGACAAACGTAAGTTTGACGCCGAATTAGTGGGCACCGACCCAACCACCGACTTGGCGCTGCTCAAGGTGAAGGCTGATAATCTGCCCTTCATTCGCTACGGCAACTCCGACCAAGTGAAAGTAGGTGAGTGGGTATTGGCAGTTGGCAATCCCTTTAACCTGAACTCTACCGTTACGGCTGGTATCATCTCGGCCAAAGGGCGCAACATCAGCATCCTGCGTGACCAGAAGGGTATGGGCATCGAGTCGTTCTTGCAGACCGACGCTGTCGTAAACCCTGGTAACTCTGGTGGCGCATTGGTAAACCTGAACGGTGACCTAATTGGTATCAACTCGGCTATTGCTTCTCAAACAGGCTCGTTTGTAGGCTACTCATTTGCTGTGCCTAGCTCTATCGTGAGCAAGGTAATCGACGACTTACTGAAATATAAAGTGGTGCAGCGGGCACTGCTAGGGGTTAGCATTCAAGAAGTTGACGCTACGTTGGCTTCCGAGAAAAAGCTTCCTACACTGAATGGAGTTTACGTTCAGTCGTTGACGGAAGGTAGCTCGGCTTCTGAAGCTGGTATCAAGCCCGGTGACATCATCACCGAAATCAACGGCACGAAGGTGAATACCTCGTCGCAACTACAGGAGCAGGTAGCGCGCTTCCGTCCTGGCGACAAGATCAAAGTAACCTATCTGCGTGGCAACGATGCTCGGACTGCTACAGCCACTCTGCGCAACGCAACGGGTACCACTGACATTATCCGCGAAGAGGTTAGCAAGGCCATCAAATATGAAGGTGCTACGCTGGCACCTGTATCTAAGCAGGAAATGAACAAGCTCGGCTTAGATGGTGGTGCCAAGATCAGCGGCATTGGCAAGTCTAACTTCCGCGAAACCGGTATTGCCGACGGTTTCATCATTACTCGCATCGATAAGAACCGGGTAACGAAACCTCAAGATGTAGAGAAATTCCTTGAGGCGGCTAAAGACAGTGAAGGTGCCTTGGTAGAAGGTGTTTACCCTGACGGCCGTAAGGCGTACTACCCTATTGGGCAGGCTGAATAA
- a CDS encoding Hsp20/alpha crystallin family protein, translating to MATLLYNNRPALRSTRTFNSLLNDMLRDTLPAVTEPAKSFVPAADVLESEQGFELHLALPGVVKEDVKIDFQEGQLVISGERKAPAADENAPKFRRVETGFGSFTRSFRLPETVDVTAINAQLTDGILRVTLPFDSKKVTKHHIEVR from the coding sequence ATGGCAACTCTGCTTTATAACAACCGTCCTGCTCTCCGTTCCACTCGCACTTTCAACTCTCTGTTGAATGACATGCTGCGCGACACACTGCCTGCTGTTACGGAGCCCGCTAAGTCTTTCGTTCCTGCCGCCGACGTGCTAGAATCTGAGCAAGGCTTTGAACTACACCTCGCCTTGCCAGGCGTAGTGAAAGAGGACGTAAAAATTGATTTTCAGGAAGGCCAACTCGTTATCAGTGGTGAGCGCAAAGCGCCTGCTGCTGATGAAAATGCCCCTAAGTTCCGCCGTGTTGAAACTGGCTTTGGCAGCTTCACCCGCAGCTTCCGCCTCCCCGAGACTGTTGACGTAACGGCTATCAATGCTCAACTTACGGACGGCATTCTGCGCGTGACGTTACCTTTTGACAGCAAGAAAGTGACGAAACATCACATCGAGGTGCGCTAA
- a CDS encoding DUF3857 domain-containing protein — MKANKEVGRAAALLVLQVGLLLGAAPIRAQQPTQLVAQMQAQFPGEKAVYLDYRTDLTLELKGDSVMILARHHQDMLHLDAQSVAYASDRAFNSHFSRLQKLEARTMVPAGNSYKAVKVTDFKEKFELQSGIFYDDTRATTFSFPAVSPGARTVTDYTVRHPDPRFLAPFYFGAHVPMRHAELTITAPRSIKVNYKLFHVENTPISFTKQEKGNLIIYRWTAENLPSPPRDDDGPEAAYYLPHLVYFVEEVPSVAGPPRKMLAGVPELYNLYASFVSNLDPKESPALHKVVDSLVVGAKTEQERVQRIYYWVQDNIRYVAFENGMGGFIPRDAGQVYAKRYGDCKDMANLTREMLRMAGIKSYLTWIGTRDLPYRYSELATPGVDNHMITTYEASPGKYVFLDATNKYMPFGMPSSFIQGKEALLAIDGKNCKVVGVPVMEKDSSPISDVSAVKLDDKGGLRGKGSLQLSGYAKVRQSYALDGLDQQQENKYVKALLERGNNKFFVDSYKVSHLDTHDKPLTIDYEYRLQDYVQKLDDEIYVNLNLEQPYAHDKIDATKRRLPRVNEYAHQNRTRTELEIPAGYDVEYLPAAAESHDPLFGFRIKYERQGNKIVQDREVYINYLMLEPKQFNQWNAGIEKLNAAYRETVIFKKKRV, encoded by the coding sequence ATGAAGGCAAATAAGGAAGTGGGCCGCGCCGCGGCGCTGCTGGTATTGCAAGTAGGTTTATTATTGGGTGCTGCACCGATTCGGGCCCAGCAGCCCACGCAGTTGGTCGCTCAAATGCAGGCACAGTTTCCCGGCGAGAAAGCCGTGTACCTGGATTATCGTACCGATTTAACCCTGGAGCTAAAAGGGGACTCGGTGATGATTCTGGCGCGCCATCACCAAGACATGTTGCACCTGGATGCCCAATCAGTTGCCTACGCCAGCGACCGGGCATTCAACTCGCATTTTAGCCGGTTGCAGAAGCTGGAAGCTCGCACTATGGTACCGGCCGGCAACAGCTACAAGGCAGTGAAGGTGACCGATTTCAAAGAGAAGTTCGAGTTGCAGTCAGGCATATTCTACGACGATACGCGCGCCACTACGTTCAGCTTTCCGGCGGTGTCGCCGGGGGCGCGCACCGTCACGGACTATACCGTGCGCCACCCCGACCCGCGCTTTTTGGCGCCCTTTTATTTCGGGGCGCACGTGCCGATGCGGCATGCCGAGCTAACCATCACCGCGCCGCGCAGCATCAAGGTCAACTACAAGCTGTTTCACGTCGAGAATACGCCCATCAGCTTCACCAAGCAGGAAAAAGGCAACCTGATAATCTACCGCTGGACTGCCGAAAACCTGCCGAGCCCGCCCCGCGACGACGATGGCCCGGAGGCAGCCTATTACCTGCCGCACCTAGTGTATTTTGTGGAGGAAGTGCCCTCGGTGGCCGGCCCACCGCGCAAGATGCTAGCCGGTGTGCCCGAGTTGTATAATTTGTACGCCAGCTTCGTCAGCAACCTCGACCCCAAAGAAAGCCCGGCGTTGCACAAAGTCGTTGACTCCTTGGTAGTAGGCGCCAAAACCGAGCAGGAGCGGGTACAGCGCATCTATTATTGGGTGCAAGACAACATCCGCTACGTAGCTTTCGAAAACGGCATGGGCGGCTTCATCCCCCGCGACGCCGGCCAGGTGTACGCCAAGCGCTACGGCGACTGCAAGGACATGGCCAACCTAACCCGCGAAATGCTGCGCATGGCCGGCATCAAATCCTACCTCACTTGGATAGGAACCCGCGACCTGCCTTACCGCTACTCCGAGCTAGCCACACCCGGCGTCGATAACCACATGATAACGACGTACGAAGCCAGTCCCGGTAAATACGTGTTCCTAGACGCTACCAACAAGTACATGCCGTTCGGAATGCCCTCGTCTTTTATTCAAGGCAAGGAAGCCTTGCTAGCTATTGATGGCAAAAACTGCAAGGTGGTGGGCGTGCCGGTGATGGAAAAAGACAGCAGCCCCATATCCGATGTGTCGGCGGTGAAGCTAGACGACAAGGGCGGGCTACGCGGTAAAGGCAGCCTGCAACTCAGCGGCTACGCGAAAGTGCGGCAGAGCTACGCCCTCGATGGGCTCGATCAGCAGCAGGAAAACAAGTACGTGAAGGCGCTGCTTGAACGGGGCAACAACAAGTTCTTCGTGGACAGCTACAAGGTCAGCCACCTCGACACCCACGACAAGCCCCTGACTATTGATTACGAGTACCGATTGCAAGACTACGTGCAGAAGCTCGACGACGAAATCTACGTGAACCTGAACCTGGAGCAACCCTACGCCCACGACAAGATTGACGCTACTAAGCGCCGCCTACCCCGCGTGAACGAGTACGCGCATCAAAACCGCACCCGCACTGAACTGGAAATACCAGCCGGCTACGATGTGGAATACCTACCGGCCGCCGCCGAGTCACACGATCCGCTGTTTGGTTTCCGCATCAAGTACGAGCGGCAAGGCAACAAAATTGTGCAGGACCGGGAGGTATACATCAACTACCTAATGCTGGAGCCCAAGCAGTTCAACCAGTGGAATGCAGGTATTGAAAAGCTGAATGCTGCCTACCGCGAAACCGTCATTTTCAAGAAAAAGCGGGTGTAG
- a CDS encoding M20 metallopeptidase family protein, giving the protein MQHLLSRIKALATETAADTVALRQHLHANPELSFKEFNTMAFVTAELTKMGLSPQPIANTGVVALIEGRNPSFRTVALRADMDALPITEQNEVPYKSTNPGVMHACGHDVHTSSLLGTARILTQLRDEFEGTVKLMFQPGEELLPGGASLMIKEGVLENPKPSSVLGQHVFPMLPAGQIGIRPGRYMASTDELYLTVRGKGGHGAMPEMNLDPVLVAAHIIVAAQQIVSRRASPKMPSVLSFGKVIANGATNVIPNEVYIEGTFRTLNEEWRNEAHEHLRRLCEGLAESMGATCELEIRRGYPYLENEPQLTARVRAAAEQYLGPENVIELDQWLAAEDFAYFSQAADACFYRLGTRAADGRFSSSVHTPTFDIEPTALETGPGLMAWLTLQELSNR; this is encoded by the coding sequence ATGCAACACCTGCTTTCTCGTATCAAAGCCCTGGCAACTGAAACCGCCGCCGACACAGTAGCCTTGCGCCAGCACTTGCACGCCAATCCGGAGCTTTCGTTTAAAGAGTTCAATACAATGGCATTCGTGACGGCAGAGCTAACCAAAATGGGACTCTCCCCGCAGCCGATTGCCAATACTGGCGTTGTCGCGCTTATCGAAGGACGCAACCCAAGTTTCCGCACGGTAGCGTTGCGTGCTGATATGGATGCTCTGCCTATTACGGAGCAAAACGAGGTGCCCTACAAATCCACGAATCCCGGCGTGATGCACGCTTGTGGCCACGACGTACACACGTCGTCGTTGCTCGGTACAGCTCGCATCCTGACGCAACTGCGCGACGAATTTGAGGGTACCGTGAAGCTGATGTTTCAGCCTGGCGAGGAACTACTGCCAGGTGGCGCTTCGCTGATGATCAAAGAAGGCGTGCTGGAAAATCCTAAACCTAGCAGCGTGCTAGGTCAGCACGTTTTCCCGATGCTGCCTGCGGGACAAATCGGCATCCGGCCGGGCCGGTATATGGCCAGCACCGACGAGCTATACCTAACCGTGCGCGGCAAAGGAGGTCACGGCGCCATGCCTGAAATGAACCTCGACCCCGTACTGGTAGCGGCGCATATTATTGTGGCCGCTCAACAGATTGTAAGCCGTCGGGCCAGCCCCAAAATGCCCTCTGTACTTTCGTTCGGCAAAGTCATTGCCAATGGCGCCACCAACGTTATTCCCAACGAAGTATACATTGAGGGCACCTTCCGTACGCTGAACGAAGAATGGCGCAACGAAGCCCACGAGCATTTGCGTCGTTTGTGCGAAGGACTGGCCGAATCGATGGGCGCTACGTGCGAGCTGGAAATCCGGCGGGGCTACCCGTATCTGGAAAACGAGCCGCAACTAACTGCCCGTGTCCGCGCGGCCGCCGAACAATACTTGGGTCCCGAAAACGTCATCGAACTCGACCAGTGGCTAGCCGCCGAAGATTTCGCGTACTTCTCACAAGCTGCTGATGCCTGCTTCTACCGGCTTGGCACTCGCGCCGCTGATGGCCGCTTCTCTTCTTCCGTACACACCCCCACCTTCGACATAGAGCCCACAGCGTTGGAAACAGGACCTGGCCTGATGGCTTGGCTCACGTTGCAAGAACTGTCCAACCGATAA
- a CDS encoding DUF3857 domain-containing protein, with protein sequence MKFLSAIRTTAVVFLLMASPVLAQTVPSALQYATYDWDAKRTKRLSITEEEAKHPAMVLREFTAHEYMYSSQDKALKLYSTEHRIMRVNTSDGIERFNKIYIPEDGGQLLSLKARTISPRGEVVEVNQGNIKELKDEDGRRGFKIFAVEGVEKGSEIEYVFFREQAPRFFGRDYLQSDLPARDVTFELISPEALTFDARVYNGPASPRDTLLAGKHHLNMKLAHVPAVREEAFATVDAERMRVEYKLAYTAQRGRTRLFTWADASMYLYESTYTLAKDEAKAADKILKAAKVPAGGLETRVRALEQYLKTNFNVQESAESNLARIAATHNASEMGMTRLFAAMLRRLNIEHELVVTSDRSSVVFDESFDSWNYLDNYILYFPETKQLLAPARPDFRYGMVPPGWTANKGLFIRTVKLGSTESAVGTVRDIPTLSAEQSPYDLDIKVKFSPELDKAIVDMHQILGGYHAQDIQPYYSLIPEEKRAEILQSLIKSSVPDATFQSVKATNGEAGLSPLSKPFLVDANVESAALLNKAGQRYLFKIGDLLGPQSELYQPETRQYDVENDYNRRYNRVITLELPAGYHVRNLQDLNADVKAGPDAKDPLYYFNSKYDVQGQTVKVTITEAYRQIRWPKKDFEVFRDVVNAAANFNKVVLVLEKTKS encoded by the coding sequence ATGAAATTCTTATCTGCTATCCGCACCACTGCGGTGGTATTCTTGTTAATGGCTAGCCCGGTGCTGGCCCAAACGGTGCCGAGTGCGTTGCAATACGCCACTTACGACTGGGACGCCAAGCGCACCAAGCGCCTATCCATCACCGAGGAAGAAGCAAAACATCCGGCTATGGTGCTTCGCGAGTTTACGGCGCACGAATACATGTACAGCTCCCAAGACAAAGCGCTGAAGCTGTACTCGACCGAGCACCGCATTATGCGCGTGAATACTTCCGACGGTATCGAGCGGTTCAACAAAATCTATATTCCGGAAGACGGCGGCCAATTGCTGTCCTTGAAAGCCCGCACCATTAGCCCGCGTGGGGAAGTGGTGGAAGTGAACCAAGGCAACATCAAAGAGTTGAAAGACGAAGATGGCCGCCGGGGCTTCAAGATTTTTGCGGTGGAAGGCGTCGAGAAAGGCTCGGAAATCGAATACGTGTTTTTCCGGGAGCAGGCTCCCAGGTTCTTCGGGCGCGACTATTTGCAGAGCGACCTGCCTGCGCGGGACGTAACGTTCGAGCTGATTTCGCCGGAGGCCCTCACCTTTGACGCCCGGGTTTACAACGGTCCGGCTTCGCCCCGCGACACACTGTTGGCTGGCAAACATCATCTCAACATGAAACTGGCCCACGTGCCAGCCGTGCGCGAAGAAGCTTTTGCCACGGTTGACGCCGAACGCATGCGTGTGGAATACAAGTTAGCTTACACTGCCCAACGTGGCCGGACCCGGCTCTTCACCTGGGCCGATGCCAGCATGTACTTGTACGAAAGCACTTACACGCTAGCCAAAGACGAAGCCAAAGCGGCCGACAAGATCCTGAAAGCCGCCAAGGTTCCGGCCGGCGGCCTGGAAACGCGAGTGCGGGCCCTAGAGCAATACCTCAAAACCAATTTCAACGTGCAGGAAAGCGCCGAATCCAACCTAGCTCGGATTGCGGCCACGCACAATGCCTCCGAGATGGGAATGACCCGGTTGTTTGCGGCCATGCTCCGGCGCCTCAATATCGAGCATGAGCTGGTGGTAACTTCTGACCGTTCCAGCGTAGTATTTGATGAGTCGTTTGATTCCTGGAATTACCTCGACAACTACATTCTCTACTTCCCCGAAACCAAGCAGCTGTTGGCGCCCGCTCGCCCTGATTTTCGCTACGGTATGGTGCCTCCCGGCTGGACCGCCAACAAAGGCTTGTTTATACGAACCGTGAAGCTTGGTTCTACTGAATCGGCGGTGGGCACAGTGCGCGATATTCCTACGCTGAGCGCCGAGCAAAGCCCGTATGACTTAGACATCAAGGTGAAGTTTTCGCCCGAGCTAGACAAGGCTATAGTGGACATGCACCAGATCCTGGGCGGCTACCACGCGCAAGACATTCAGCCTTATTACTCACTGATTCCGGAGGAGAAGCGCGCGGAAATTTTGCAGTCGTTGATAAAGAGCAGCGTGCCGGATGCCACATTCCAGAGTGTTAAAGCGACTAACGGCGAAGCCGGATTGAGCCCGCTCAGTAAGCCGTTCCTAGTAGATGCCAATGTGGAATCAGCCGCGTTGCTCAACAAAGCAGGCCAACGCTATTTGTTTAAGATCGGCGACTTGCTAGGGCCGCAGTCGGAACTGTACCAACCCGAAACCCGGCAGTACGACGTGGAAAACGACTACAACCGCCGCTATAACCGCGTTATTACCCTGGAACTGCCAGCGGGCTACCACGTTCGGAATCTGCAAGACCTCAACGCCGACGTTAAAGCTGGTCCCGATGCTAAAGACCCACTTTACTACTTCAACTCGAAGTACGACGTGCAAGGCCAAACCGTCAAAGTGACCATCACCGAAGCTTACCGCCAGATTCGCTGGCCAAAAAAGGACTTTGAAGTGTTTCGCGACGTGGTGAATGCCGCCGCCAACTTCAATAAAGTGGTGCTGGTGCTGGAGAAAACTAAGAGCTAG
- a CDS encoding PPC domain-containing DNA-binding protein: MPTVPSGKPVASSMRTYALRLKPGQDLRQQLDAFVQQHQIRAGAMVTCVGSLTQATLRLANQENATVYRGHFEIVSLVGTLSINGSHLHLAVSDSTGRTLGGHLLDGNLVYTTAELVVGVLEELDFRREPDPTYGYRELTVHPLAPAPKQKKSARQ; encoded by the coding sequence ATGCCCACTGTGCCGTCTGGTAAGCCTGTTGCTTCATCTATGCGCACCTACGCGCTACGCCTAAAGCCTGGTCAGGATTTGCGGCAGCAACTAGATGCCTTCGTGCAGCAGCACCAGATTCGAGCGGGGGCTATGGTCACGTGCGTGGGTAGCCTCACCCAAGCGACGCTACGGCTAGCCAACCAAGAAAACGCCACGGTGTACCGAGGGCACTTCGAGATAGTATCGTTGGTTGGTACGCTTTCCATCAATGGCAGCCACCTGCACCTAGCCGTATCCGACTCGACGGGGCGTACTCTAGGCGGGCATCTGCTCGACGGCAACCTTGTATATACCACCGCTGAATTAGTAGTAGGTGTGTTAGAGGAGCTTGATTTCCGTCGGGAACCTGACCCTACTTACGGCTACCGCGAACTAACAGTGCATCCGCTTGCCCCGGCTCCTAAGCAGAAGAAATCAGCTCGGCAGTAA
- a CDS encoding STAS/SEC14 domain-containing protein, producing the protein MQPQTSTISDHLSLTYRADLGVLIARWQRPVTLEELQIGYRALADEAERVGTVRWLLDVRALTVSKEAGQWVNDMFYPTLAARFNQPLRMAYMVPPDSQRLLRTDAELAALLERFEQTMYPYCFQLFDQEGEAQSWLATPIT; encoded by the coding sequence ATGCAGCCTCAAACCTCTACTATCTCCGACCACCTTTCTCTTACCTATCGTGCCGATTTAGGTGTGCTCATTGCGCGGTGGCAACGCCCCGTGACCTTAGAGGAACTGCAAATCGGTTATCGAGCCTTAGCCGATGAAGCAGAGCGCGTAGGGACGGTACGCTGGTTGCTTGATGTACGGGCCCTTACGGTAAGCAAGGAAGCTGGTCAATGGGTGAACGATATGTTCTACCCGACTTTGGCAGCCCGTTTTAACCAGCCTTTGCGCATGGCCTACATGGTACCACCCGATAGTCAGCGCCTTCTGCGTACTGACGCCGAACTAGCCGCACTACTCGAGCGGTTCGAGCAAACAATGTATCCATACTGCTTTCAACTCTTCGACCAAGAAGGTGAAGCGCAAAGTTGGCTGGCTACCCCTATTACTTAA
- a CDS encoding DUF4442 domain-containing protein gives MTPVPAASIDTPAAAAFRRTISNPLKLRLFMLRSLPMAYLAGLRLREVTPERAVITVPFKYLTKNPFRSIYFACLSMAAEMASGMLAMMYTQGAGRVSMLVVGLEADFTKKATGLIAFTSEDGLHIAQAITDSRASGEGRTVVCTSTGVDQAGDTVATFRITWSFRAK, from the coding sequence ATGACGCCTGTTCCTGCTGCCTCCATCGATACGCCCGCTGCCGCGGCTTTCCGGCGTACCATCTCCAATCCGCTGAAGCTGCGACTGTTCATGCTGCGTAGTTTGCCGATGGCGTACCTGGCGGGGTTGCGGCTCCGTGAGGTTACACCAGAGCGAGCCGTTATTACGGTGCCATTCAAGTACCTCACCAAGAATCCTTTCCGCAGCATTTATTTCGCTTGCCTGAGCATGGCCGCTGAAATGGCCAGCGGCATGCTCGCCATGATGTACACCCAAGGTGCCGGCCGCGTCTCGATGCTAGTAGTGGGCTTGGAAGCTGATTTCACCAAGAAGGCAACAGGCCTGATTGCCTTTACCAGCGAAGACGGGCTCCACATTGCGCAAGCCATAACCGACAGCCGCGCCAGCGGCGAAGGCCGTACGGTGGTTTGCACCAGCACCGGCGTCGATCAAGCCGGTGATACGGTGGCTACCTTCCGCATTACGTGGTCATTCAGAGCCAAGTAG
- a CDS encoding RNA polymerase sigma factor, translating to MEAFAYTDINAPLVERCRLGDRRAQAEIYKRYSKAMFNASLRITGDFAEAEDVLQESFLSAFRELHSYKGDSSFGSWLKRIVINKSINCLRNRRLQLVPLGEQHDAAGLELPDHAADMEGVQWRADVVRRCVQELPDGYRVVLTLYLLEGYDHAEIASILGITESTSKSQYSRARKKLLELACQRGLTS from the coding sequence ATGGAAGCTTTTGCGTATACCGATATCAATGCCCCGCTGGTCGAGCGGTGCCGCCTGGGCGACCGACGGGCGCAGGCCGAAATTTATAAGCGCTACTCGAAAGCCATGTTCAACGCCTCACTGCGGATTACCGGTGATTTTGCCGAGGCGGAGGACGTGCTACAAGAGTCGTTTCTGAGTGCTTTCCGAGAGTTACACAGTTATAAAGGTGATTCGTCTTTTGGTAGCTGGCTGAAACGAATTGTTATCAACAAGAGTATTAACTGCCTGCGCAACCGGCGCTTGCAACTGGTACCGCTAGGCGAGCAGCACGATGCGGCGGGCCTGGAACTGCCTGATCATGCCGCCGATATGGAAGGAGTGCAGTGGCGAGCCGATGTAGTGCGGCGCTGCGTACAAGAATTGCCTGATGGCTATCGGGTAGTACTGACCCTATATCTGCTCGAAGGCTATGATCACGCCGAAATCGCCAGCATTTTAGGTATCACCGAATCCACTTCTAAGTCGCAGTATAGCCGGGCCCGCAAAAAGCTGCTTGAACTAGCGTGTCAGCGGGGTCTGACTTCGTAA